The genomic segment CGCAGTACTACTGGATCGGCGCGGACCTTCTCGATCCGCGGGTGGAGAAGGGGGCCGACTCCCCGGGCGCGCGCTTTTTCTTCCGTCTCACCGAGCGCGCGCGGCTCACCGTCACGATCGAAGACCGCCGGGGAAGGTCGGTGCGCGTCCTCGCCGAGGAGAGGCTTTTCCCGCCCGGAGAGCGCCGCCTCATCTGGGACGGCCTGAACGACTCCGGCGAACCGGCCCCGCCGGGCGCCTACCGGGCCCGCTTCGAGATACGGGCGACCTACTCCTCGTCCAAGCACTTTCAAAAGAAAGTTGCAATCCCGTTCGACGTCGGATAGCCTCCGAGCCGTCACCGGAAGCACATCCTCCGAAGCGAGGTTCGCCATGTCCGCACCCTGCGCACGATGGGACACGCTCACCTACGACGGCAGCGCCCCCGGACGCGCCGTTCCGACGCTTCACGTCTTCTTGAAACCCCTCGACCGCGAGGGCCCCGTTCCGGACACGGCGCAGCGCCTCTTCCAGGACCTGATCTCCCGCTTCTACTCCGGACCGCCCTTCCTGACGCCCGAGGAGAAGCTCACCGACACGATCCGCTACGCCCGAGAGGAAGCGGCGCACGCCGGATGCGGAGAACACCTGGAGAGGATCCGCCTCGCCGCGGCGATCGTGGACCGCGGGGCGGGAAAGGTCCACCTCTACCGGAGCGGCGACATGCGTCTCTACAGGCCCGGCCGGGACGAATCGCCCGTCAAGGGAGAGGGCCGGGAAAGCCTTTCCGCCGAGGATCTGCGCGGTTTCGCGCTCCTGGACGGCGACGGGGCCGACGCGATCGCCGGAAAGATCGGCGGCGATCCCGGCGACGGCGGGGGGGAGGATTGCGAACGATTGATCCATGAAGGGAAAACGGCCGGCATTTGGGTCTCTCTCGGCGGAGGAGAACATGTCCGGCGCCGCGCGCCGGCGCCGGAGCCCGAGCGGCCCGGACCGGTGGAAAGCGCAGCCGGGAAGTCGGAACCGGCGGGCGTCCGCGGACGGCGGAGAACGGGCCTCTCCCTTCTTCCCCTCGCCCTGGTGCTTCTCATTTTCCTCGTCGCCGTATTCTGGAACCGGCGCGCCGGAGAGAGCCCGCCCGCCCGCGGCGTCGTGCCGTCGGAGGAGGAGCTGGTCCTCGGCCCCTCTCCTGCGGGAACGCTGATCTGGCAGTTTACCGCGGGCGCGGCGGTCACGTCGTCCCCCTATCTGGAAGGGGGGATGGTCTTCGTCGGAAGCCGGGACGGCAATCTCTACGCGCTCAGCCGCGCCGACGGGAGGCGTGTTTGGTCGGCGAAAGGGCCGGGGGGCGTCGGATCTTCGCCGGCCGTCGCCGACGGGAAGGTCTTCTTCGGTGAATACGGGGGCTGCCTCGTCGCCGTCTCCGCCGAAACGGGCGCCGAGGTCTGGCGAAGGCCGACGGGGGCCAAGGTCGTCTCGTCCCCCGTCGTCGACGCCGGCCGCGTCTACGTGGGAAGCTTCGATAGGAACCTCTGGACGGTGGACGCGGCGACCGGCGAAACGCTCTGGAAGTTCCCGACCGGGGGCGCGATTTGGTCCTCGCCGCGCGTCTCCGAGGGGCGGGTCTTTTTCGGCTCGTTGGACGGGATCCTATACGCCGTCGACGCCTCCGACGGGACCGAGATCTGGCGCTACGACGCCGGCGCCCGCGTGTACGCCGCGCCGGCGATCGACGGCGGGCGCGTCCACTTCGGCGCGCAGGACGGGCGCTTCCACTGCCTGCTGGCGTCGACCGGATCGCCGGTCTGGACGGTGGACACCGGCAGCCCGGTCCAGTCGGGAGCCGCGGTCGCCGAGGACCGGGTCGTCTTCGGCGGCGAGGACGGGACGATCCACGCACTTTACCGCGAAACCGGCGAGACGCTCTGGACCTTTCCCGCCGGCGAACGTGTTCCGTCCACGCCGGCGATCCGAGAAGGGGTCGTTTACGTCGGTTCCTATGATCGTTTTCTGTACGCCCTCGACCTGGAACTGGGGCATCCGATCTGGCGCGTCGATCTGGGGGCGGCGATCTACTCCAGCCCCGCCGTGGACGACGATGCGATCGTCCTGGGCACCATCGGAGGTCGCGTGGCGGCGGTGGCCATCGGCCACTGAGCTCGAGGGGGGCCCCTTGACAACCCGGCGAACCGGTTGTAGTTTGGGGGCGTCCGCGTTCTCCCGGCCCCCGGGGCGGGATGCGAAGGGTTTATCCGTGCGGGACGCGACCGGCCGATCGGCGCGGATCGTAATGGGGGAACCACCGCGGAAAGGGCTCGCATCGTTCCCTATCGCGTGACCAGGCGAACCCCGAGGACGACCTTCGGGGTTCCTGTTTGTTCGGAAGCGCCGGCGCGAAGCCTCGCCGATTCACGGAGAGCGGCCTCGAGATGTTTTTCGACCTGATCGCCAAGATTTTCGGAACGAAAACGGAGCGGGACGTGCGGCGCCTCCGCCCGATGGTGGAGCGCATCAACGAACACTTCGCCGGCTACGCCGCGCTCTCCGACGACGAATTGCGAGGCAAGACGGAGGAGTTCCGCCGCCGGCTGGCGGAGGGGGAGACGGTGGACGATCTTCTCCCCGAAGCCTTCGCCGTCGTCAAGGAGACCTGCCGCCGGCTGGCGGGCACCGCCTGGGACGTGGCCGGCGTCCGCACCGAATGGAACATGATCCCCTACGACGTCCAGCTGATGGGCGCCGTCGTGCTCCACGAGGGGAAGATCGCCGAGATGGCGACCGGCGAGGGGAAGACCCTCGTCGCGACCTTGCCCCTCTACCTGAACGCCCTCGCCGGGAAGGGCGCCCACCTGATCACCGTCAACGACTACCTCGCCCTCCGCGACAGCGAGTGGATGGGCCGCATCTTTTCCTTCCTCGGGCTCACCGTCGGTTGCATTCAGCACGACATGGACCCGGAGGCGCGCAAGGAACAGTACAACCGCGATATCACCTACGGCACGAACAACGAGTTCGGCTTCGACTATCTGCGCGACAACATGTCGACCCACAAAGAGCACCGCGTGCAGCGCGGCTTCCACTACGCCATCGTGGACGAGGTCGACTCCGTGCTGATCGACGAGGCGCGGACGCCGCTCATCATCAGCGGTCCCGTCCCGCACTCGACGCACAAGTTCGACGAGGTGAAGCAACTGGTGGCCCGCCTCGTCCGCCACCAGGTCGAGCTGGTGAACGACATGGTCCGGGAAGGGGAGAAGGCGATCGCCTCCGAGGACGAGGAAGAACGTTACCGCGGCGGAATCCGTCTCCTCCAAGCGCAGCGCGGCGCGCCCAAGAACAAGAAACTGTTGAAGCTGCTTCAAGAGCAGGGGGTGCAGAAGCTGATCCGGCGCGTCGAGACCGACTTCATGCGGGACAAGAAGCTGAGCGAAGTGGACGAGGACCTCTTCTTCGCCATCGACGAGAAGAACCACAACATCGATCTAACCGAGAAGGGGCGGCAGCAGCTCTCGCCGGACGACCCGGATCTCTTTCTGATCCCGGACCTGCCGACTCTGATTACGGAAATCGACCTGAACGAGGGGATGTCCCCGTCGGAGAAAACGGCGGCGAAGGATCAGGCGCAGAAGGTTTTCCTCGAGCGGAACGAAAAAATCAGCAATATCCGGGCGCTCCTGAAGGCGCACTCCCTCTTCGAGAAGGACGTGGAGTACGTGGTTCAGGAGGGGAAAGTGGTGATCGTCGACGAGTTCACCGGCCGCCTGATGCCGGGACGGCGGTTCTCCGAAGGGCTCCACCAGGCGCTGGAAGCGAAGGAAGGGGTCGCCATCGAGCGGGAGACCCAGACCCTCGCCACGATCACGCTCCAAAACTTTTTCCGTCTCTACGAAAAGCTGGCCGGCATGACCGGCACCGCCGAGACGGAGGCGGGCGAGTTCTTCGAGATCTATAAACTGGACGTGGTGGTGATTCCGACCAACGTCCCCGTGATCCGCGATGACGGACAGGATCAGATCTTCCGGACCCGCCGGGAAAAGCTGAGCGCCATCGTCAACGACATCGCCGATTGCTATAAGCGGGGGCAGCCCGTTCTGGTGGGAACCGTGTCGGTGGAAGCCTCGGAGACGATCTCCCGGATCCTGAAAAGGATGAGCGTCCCCCACTCGGTGTTGAACGCCAAGAACCACCAGGGAGAGGCGCAAATCGTCTCTCGCGCCGGCGAGGTGCGCTCCGTCACCATCGCCACCAACATGGCGGGGCGGGGGACGGACATCAAGCTCGGCCCCGGTGTCACGGATCTGGGCGGCCTCCGGATCGTCGGCACCGAGAGGCACGAGAGCCGCCGCATCGACCGCCAGCTGCGCGGACGGGCGGGCCGCCAGGGAGACCCCGGATCCACCCTTTTCTATCTCTCCCTCGAGGACGACCTGATGCGTCTCTTCGGGAGCGAGCGGATCGCCGGCGTCATGGATCGGCTCGGCCTGGAGGAGGGAGAGGTGATCACCCACTCCATGGTCACGCGGGCGATCGAGAAGGCGCAGAAAAAGGTGGAGGGGCACAACTTCGAGATCCGGAAACACCTTCTGAAATACGACGACGTGATGAACCAGCAGCGCGAGGTGATCTACAACCGAAGGCTGCACGTCCTGGAGGCGGAGGACCTCGACGGCGAGATCGAAGAGACCATCGAGGAGTACTGCACCCGCGTGCTGGGCGAGCACGCGCAGGGAGGCGATTACGCCGAAGACTGGGACGTGCCGGAGCTGCAGAGGCGTCTGACCGATGTTTTCCTCGGTCCCTTCGACCTGCCGATCTTCGAGGAGGTCAAACCGGACAAAGAGGAAACCCTGGACCGGGTGATCGAGCGCGCCAAGGAACACTTCCGCGCCCGGAAGGAGGAACGCCTCCATTCCCTGGAGGAGGAGGGGATGCCTCCCGGTCTCCTCGTCGAGTTCGAGCGATACGCGATCCTCTCCCGCATCGATGAGCTCTGGAGGGAGCACCTCTACGAATTGGACGGCCTGAAGGGAGGAATCGGCCTCCGCGCCTACGCGCAGAAGGATCCTCTCCTGGAGTACAAGAGCGAGGCGTTTCACCTTTTCGTTACGCTGACCGAGCGAATCGACGAGGAAGCGCTCCGCCTTCTGCTCCGCCCGGTCCGCCTGCGGGCGGACGCCGGCCGTGTTCGGCGGCCG from the Candidatus Eisenbacteria bacterium genome contains:
- a CDS encoding PQQ-binding-like beta-propeller repeat protein gives rise to the protein MSAPCARWDTLTYDGSAPGRAVPTLHVFLKPLDREGPVPDTAQRLFQDLISRFYSGPPFLTPEEKLTDTIRYAREEAAHAGCGEHLERIRLAAAIVDRGAGKVHLYRSGDMRLYRPGRDESPVKGEGRESLSAEDLRGFALLDGDGADAIAGKIGGDPGDGGGEDCERLIHEGKTAGIWVSLGGGEHVRRRAPAPEPERPGPVESAAGKSEPAGVRGRRRTGLSLLPLALVLLIFLVAVFWNRRAGESPPARGVVPSEEELVLGPSPAGTLIWQFTAGAAVTSSPYLEGGMVFVGSRDGNLYALSRADGRRVWSAKGPGGVGSSPAVADGKVFFGEYGGCLVAVSAETGAEVWRRPTGAKVVSSPVVDAGRVYVGSFDRNLWTVDAATGETLWKFPTGGAIWSSPRVSEGRVFFGSLDGILYAVDASDGTEIWRYDAGARVYAAPAIDGGRVHFGAQDGRFHCLLASTGSPVWTVDTGSPVQSGAAVAEDRVVFGGEDGTIHALYRETGETLWTFPAGERVPSTPAIREGVVYVGSYDRFLYALDLELGHPIWRVDLGAAIYSSPAVDDDAIVLGTIGGRVAAVAIGH
- the secA gene encoding preprotein translocase subunit SecA, which codes for MFFDLIAKIFGTKTERDVRRLRPMVERINEHFAGYAALSDDELRGKTEEFRRRLAEGETVDDLLPEAFAVVKETCRRLAGTAWDVAGVRTEWNMIPYDVQLMGAVVLHEGKIAEMATGEGKTLVATLPLYLNALAGKGAHLITVNDYLALRDSEWMGRIFSFLGLTVGCIQHDMDPEARKEQYNRDITYGTNNEFGFDYLRDNMSTHKEHRVQRGFHYAIVDEVDSVLIDEARTPLIISGPVPHSTHKFDEVKQLVARLVRHQVELVNDMVREGEKAIASEDEEERYRGGIRLLQAQRGAPKNKKLLKLLQEQGVQKLIRRVETDFMRDKKLSEVDEDLFFAIDEKNHNIDLTEKGRQQLSPDDPDLFLIPDLPTLITEIDLNEGMSPSEKTAAKDQAQKVFLERNEKISNIRALLKAHSLFEKDVEYVVQEGKVVIVDEFTGRLMPGRRFSEGLHQALEAKEGVAIERETQTLATITLQNFFRLYEKLAGMTGTAETEAGEFFEIYKLDVVVIPTNVPVIRDDGQDQIFRTRREKLSAIVNDIADCYKRGQPVLVGTVSVEASETISRILKRMSVPHSVLNAKNHQGEAQIVSRAGEVRSVTIATNMAGRGTDIKLGPGVTDLGGLRIVGTERHESRRIDRQLRGRAGRQGDPGSTLFYLSLEDDLMRLFGSERIAGVMDRLGLEEGEVITHSMVTRAIEKAQKKVEGHNFEIRKHLLKYDDVMNQQREVIYNRRLHVLEAEDLDGEIEETIEEYCTRVLGEHAQGGDYAEDWDVPELQRRLTDVFLGPFDLPIFEEVKPDKEETLDRVIERAKEHFRARKEERLHSLEEEGMPPGLLVEFERYAILSRIDELWREHLYELDGLKGGIGLRAYAQKDPLLEYKSEAFHLFVTLTERIDEEALRLLLRPVRLRADAGRVRRPAAPQPERVRESHESFSALGGLPGEAVPSGAPRPGMRPSGKASPSVRTDPKVGRNEPCPCGSGKKYKQCCGK